Proteins co-encoded in one Spirosoma endbachense genomic window:
- a CDS encoding NuoI/complex I 23 kDa subunit family protein, which yields MQLTNRSKQVSNKEMTLAEKMYLPAVVGGLAITIRHFFRKKPTIQYPEVKKYLGPVYRGHHILKRDEQGRERCTACGLCAVACPAEAISMVAAERKKGEENLYREEKYAAVYEINMLRCIFCGLCEEACPKQAVYLRHDRMVPVFQERDEVVYGKEQLVEKMDDRYIRVANSEVKATPTEPSLTRAAT from the coding sequence ATGCAACTAACCAATCGCTCCAAACAAGTCAGCAATAAGGAAATGACGCTGGCGGAGAAGATGTATCTGCCTGCCGTTGTTGGTGGTCTGGCCATCACGATTCGCCACTTTTTCCGGAAAAAGCCGACGATTCAATACCCGGAGGTAAAAAAATACCTCGGCCCCGTTTACCGCGGGCACCATATCCTGAAGCGCGACGAACAGGGCCGCGAACGCTGTACAGCTTGCGGTTTATGTGCCGTTGCCTGCCCAGCCGAAGCCATCTCGATGGTAGCAGCCGAGCGTAAAAAAGGAGAAGAAAATCTGTATCGGGAAGAAAAATACGCGGCTGTTTATGAGATCAACATGCTACGTTGCATCTTCTGCGGTCTCTGCGAAGAAGCTTGCCCCAAACAGGCAGTTTATCTCCGTCACGATCGGATGGTTCCTGTTTTTCAGGAGCGCGACGAAGTGGTTTACGGAAAAGAGCAGCTCGTCGAAAAGATGGATGACCGTTATATTCGGGTTGCCAACTCAGAAGTTAAAGCCACACCAACGGAACCTAGCCTGACACGGGCTGCTACCTAG
- a CDS encoding NADH-quinone oxidoreductase subunit J family protein, with translation MTEFINFFKALTPTGYLFLLLTAVTLFSAIGVVTARNPIYSVLALIATFFCLSGHYILLNAQFLAAVNIIVYAGAIMVLFLFTIMFLNLRKDDEESKTNLTKMASVVVGGLLMVMLITIFRAKSAQVPTVNPVSFSAKTGLVENLGNLLYSDYILPFELASVLFLVAMVGAVMLGKREAGDRHF, from the coding sequence ATGACAGAATTTATAAATTTCTTTAAAGCCCTTACTCCTACTGGCTATCTGTTCCTGCTTCTGACGGCCGTCACGCTGTTCAGTGCAATTGGCGTTGTGACAGCTCGTAATCCGATCTACAGCGTTCTGGCACTGATTGCCACATTTTTTTGTCTGTCGGGCCACTATATACTGTTGAATGCCCAATTTCTGGCCGCAGTCAACATTATCGTGTATGCGGGTGCGATTATGGTCTTGTTTCTGTTCACCATCATGTTCCTCAACCTGCGGAAGGATGATGAAGAATCGAAAACGAATCTGACAAAGATGGCTTCCGTTGTTGTAGGCGGTTTGTTGATGGTGATGCTCATTACCATCTTCCGGGCTAAGAGTGCACAGGTTCCTACAGTCAACCCGGTGTCATTTAGCGCTAAAACAGGCCTGGTCGAGAACCTGGGCAATCTTCTTTACAGTGATTATATCCTGCCATTCGAATTGGCTTCGGTCCTGTTTCTGGTCGCTATGGTTGGCGCCGTTATGCTGGGCAAGCGCGAAGCAGGTGACCGTCATTTCTAA
- a CDS encoding alpha/beta hydrolase family esterase, with the protein MLRFTCLFILFGIGSSFAQKPLLTDSILVEGHYRTFHFLKPPKPNATLIFVLHGSGGDGLGIRKGASKLEEKSDTENLLLVYPDGYKRYWNECRKTANSAANLENINENSFFGEMITYFDTKYKINVKQIFAIGTSGGGHMAYKLALTMPEKFRAISALIANLPDTNNLDCPEKRVPIPVMIVNGTDDKVNPYNGGEVITGTISLGLVRSTDRTFSYWASLAGYQNKPVKELLPDTDPADGKTIERYTYKLRGKPEITLLKVLGGKHDYPNDINVYLESWNFFKRQLMP; encoded by the coding sequence ATGCTTCGCTTCACCTGCCTTTTTATTCTTTTTGGAATTGGTTCTTCATTTGCCCAAAAACCACTACTAACCGACTCCATTTTGGTAGAAGGTCATTATCGAACCTTCCATTTCCTTAAACCACCAAAACCTAATGCAACATTAATTTTTGTGCTGCATGGTTCGGGAGGAGACGGGTTGGGGATTCGAAAAGGAGCCAGCAAACTTGAGGAAAAATCAGATACCGAAAACCTCCTGCTTGTTTATCCAGACGGCTACAAACGATACTGGAATGAATGTAGAAAAACGGCAAATTCAGCGGCAAATCTGGAGAATATCAACGAAAATTCATTCTTCGGAGAAATGATCACCTATTTTGATACGAAATACAAAATCAATGTAAAGCAGATTTTTGCCATAGGCACATCGGGAGGTGGCCATATGGCTTATAAGCTTGCCCTAACCATGCCCGAAAAGTTTCGGGCCATATCAGCACTAATCGCGAACCTTCCGGACACAAATAATCTGGATTGCCCCGAGAAACGAGTTCCGATTCCCGTCATGATTGTCAACGGCACCGACGACAAAGTTAACCCCTACAATGGTGGTGAAGTTATTACCGGAACGATCAGCCTGGGGCTCGTTCGTTCCACCGACCGTACATTCAGTTACTGGGCATCCCTCGCAGGCTACCAGAATAAACCGGTGAAAGAACTCCTTCCAGATACTGACCCAGCCGATGGAAAAACAATAGAGCGGTATACCTACAAATTAAGGGGCAAACCAGAAATTACATTGCTAAAAGTCCTTGGTGGCAAACATGATTACCCCAACGATATTAATGTCTATCTGGAGTCCTGGAATTTCTTTAAACGGCAACTGATGCCCTGA
- a CDS encoding acetyl-CoA C-acyltransferase: protein MDAYIVAGYRTAVGKAPRGGLRFTRPDDLAAEVIKHLISQVPNFDPARVEDLIVGNAVPEAEQGMQIARYIALLSLPNSVPGMTINRYCGSGLEAIAIASAKIHAGLADCIIAGGTESMSLVPVMGWKTALNYEIAKAHPDYYIGMGLTAEQVAQQFKISRDAQDEFALESHQKALAAQKEGKFTDEIVPIKVSETYFDAESNKKKTREWTVAQDEGPRKDTSAEGLAKLKPVFTAGGSVTAGNSSQTSDGAAFVIVMSERLVNELNLQPIARMVSYATAGVEPRIMGIGPVAAIPIALQKAGLKQDDIELIELNEAFAAQSLAVIQELGLDRSKINPNGGAIALGHALGSTGARLSVQLLNEMRRRDQKYGMVSACVGGGQGVAGIFERLN from the coding sequence ATGGACGCATACATTGTAGCCGGATACCGCACTGCCGTGGGTAAAGCTCCACGCGGAGGTCTCCGTTTCACTCGCCCCGATGACCTGGCGGCTGAAGTCATCAAGCATTTAATCAGTCAGGTTCCCAATTTTGATCCTGCCCGCGTTGAAGACCTTATCGTTGGAAACGCTGTACCCGAAGCTGAGCAGGGCATGCAGATTGCCCGTTATATTGCCTTATTATCGCTGCCAAACAGTGTGCCGGGTATGACAATTAATCGCTACTGCGGTTCAGGGCTGGAAGCCATCGCTATTGCATCGGCAAAGATCCATGCTGGTCTGGCCGACTGCATCATTGCCGGTGGTACTGAGTCAATGTCACTTGTCCCGGTAATGGGCTGGAAAACAGCCTTGAATTACGAAATCGCTAAGGCACATCCTGACTACTATATTGGCATGGGCTTAACGGCCGAACAGGTTGCTCAGCAGTTCAAGATCAGTCGCGACGCACAGGATGAATTTGCCCTTGAATCCCATCAAAAAGCGCTGGCCGCTCAGAAAGAAGGCAAGTTCACGGATGAGATTGTTCCCATCAAGGTGAGTGAGACCTATTTCGATGCAGAAAGTAATAAAAAGAAAACCCGCGAATGGACTGTTGCTCAGGATGAAGGTCCACGCAAGGATACCAGCGCCGAAGGACTGGCAAAATTGAAACCGGTTTTCACCGCAGGCGGATCGGTAACGGCGGGTAATTCATCGCAAACTTCAGATGGAGCGGCTTTTGTCATCGTTATGTCAGAGCGGCTTGTCAATGAACTGAACCTGCAACCTATTGCCCGGATGGTTTCCTATGCCACGGCCGGTGTTGAGCCGCGCATTATGGGTATTGGTCCTGTAGCAGCCATCCCGATCGCCTTGCAAAAAGCAGGGCTGAAGCAGGACGACATTGAACTGATAGAGCTAAATGAGGCTTTTGCAGCCCAGTCTCTGGCGGTTATTCAGGAATTAGGTCTGGACCGGAGTAAAATCAATCCGAACGGCGGTGCCATTGCTCTTGGGCATGCACTCGGTTCGACGGGTGCCCGGTTATCCGTGCAATTGCTGAACGAAATGCGCCGACGGGATCAAAAATACGGTATGGTCTCAGCCTGTGTAGGTGGTGGGCAAGGAGTTGCGGGTATTTTTGAGCGCCTGAATTAA
- a CDS encoding acyl-CoA dehydrogenase family protein, translating to MISTEPKASIKGGEFLIKETEAANVFIPEEFTEEQQMIAASSREFLEREIWPRLNDIDNAKSPELISSLMDKAGELGLLGTSVPEEFGGFGMNFNTSMLVAEVTGAGHSFSVALSAHTGIGTLPIVYYGNDDQKSKYLPKLATGEWKAAYCLTEPDSGSDANSGKMKATLTEDGKFYVLNGQKMWITNGGFADLYIVFAKIDDGSGQADKNLSAFIVERTYEGITMNESEHKMGIKGSDTRQIFFNDVKVPVENLLSERGNGFKIAVNILNIGRIKLGIAAVGGSKEVINHAIRYANERKQFKTPISQFGAIKHKLAEMALKVYASETASYRAGQNIDDLIEDFKSQGLEDGPAKLKALEQFAIECAIMKVHGSEVLDYVVDEGVQVYGGMGYSADAPMDRSYRDARINRIFEGTNEINRMLVVDMLLKRAMKGELDLMGPAMAVAKEIMSIPDFNSEEEEGLFVAEKKVLRNLKKAALMVAGAAVQKFMMNLSNEQEILMNVADMAIEIYVAESVLLRVEKLIGIKGEDAVTLQKQMATVYLHEAVEKVNNAGRAAITSFAEGDELRGMLMGLKRFTKIEPMNLKDARRQIADAIIAENKYIF from the coding sequence ATGATTTCGACAGAACCAAAAGCTTCCATTAAAGGTGGCGAATTTCTGATCAAAGAAACTGAAGCGGCAAACGTTTTTATTCCTGAAGAATTTACTGAAGAACAACAGATGATTGCCGCCAGTAGTCGCGAATTTCTGGAACGCGAAATCTGGCCTCGCCTGAATGATATTGATAATGCCAAGTCGCCCGAACTGATTTCATCCCTGATGGACAAGGCGGGTGAACTGGGATTACTCGGAACATCCGTACCTGAAGAGTTTGGTGGTTTTGGCATGAACTTCAACACATCCATGCTGGTAGCTGAAGTGACGGGAGCAGGTCATTCGTTTTCGGTCGCGTTATCAGCCCACACCGGCATTGGCACCCTGCCGATCGTTTATTACGGCAACGACGATCAAAAATCGAAGTATTTACCCAAACTGGCAACGGGCGAATGGAAAGCGGCTTACTGCCTGACAGAACCAGACTCAGGCTCGGACGCCAATTCGGGTAAAATGAAAGCTACGCTGACCGAAGACGGTAAATTCTACGTGCTGAACGGTCAGAAAATGTGGATTACCAACGGAGGTTTTGCGGATCTGTACATTGTTTTCGCCAAAATAGACGATGGTAGTGGCCAGGCCGATAAAAACCTGTCAGCGTTTATTGTCGAGCGCACCTATGAAGGCATTACGATGAATGAATCGGAGCACAAGATGGGTATTAAAGGTTCTGACACACGTCAGATCTTCTTCAACGACGTGAAAGTGCCCGTTGAAAACCTGCTATCTGAACGCGGTAACGGTTTCAAAATCGCCGTAAATATTCTGAATATTGGTCGGATTAAACTGGGAATTGCTGCCGTTGGTGGTTCAAAAGAGGTCATTAATCACGCCATTCGATACGCAAACGAACGTAAGCAATTCAAAACGCCAATTTCGCAGTTTGGTGCTATTAAGCACAAATTGGCCGAAATGGCACTAAAAGTATACGCTTCCGAGACAGCCAGTTATCGTGCCGGGCAGAATATCGATGACCTGATTGAAGATTTCAAAAGCCAGGGTCTGGAAGATGGTCCGGCTAAGCTGAAAGCTCTGGAACAATTTGCGATCGAATGTGCCATCATGAAAGTACACGGCTCCGAAGTGCTCGACTACGTTGTCGATGAAGGGGTACAGGTATATGGTGGGATGGGCTATTCAGCCGATGCGCCCATGGATCGCTCGTATCGCGATGCTCGTATCAATCGCATCTTTGAAGGAACCAACGAGATTAACCGGATGCTGGTTGTTGACATGCTCTTAAAGCGTGCCATGAAAGGTGAGCTTGATTTGATGGGGCCAGCAATGGCGGTGGCTAAAGAGATCATGTCTATTCCGGATTTCAACTCGGAGGAAGAAGAAGGACTTTTCGTTGCCGAGAAAAAAGTGCTTCGAAATCTGAAGAAAGCAGCCCTTATGGTAGCCGGTGCCGCCGTACAGAAATTCATGATGAACCTGTCGAACGAACAGGAAATTCTGATGAACGTTGCCGATATGGCCATCGAAATTTATGTGGCCGAATCAGTACTGCTCCGCGTTGAAAAGCTCATTGGCATCAAAGGTGAAGATGCTGTTACCTTACAAAAGCAAATGGCAACGGTCTATTTGCACGAAGCCGTCGAGAAAGTAAATAATGCCGGACGGGCAGCGATCACTTCATTTGCTGAAGGCGATGAACTACGTGGCATGCTGATGGGATTGAAACGGTTCACTAAAATTGAGCCGATGAACCTCAAGGATGCCCGCCGTCAGATTGCCGATGCGATCATTGCCGAGAACAAATATATTTTCTGA
- a CDS encoding Gfo/Idh/MocA family protein yields the protein MLPTSLSRRNFLAGLGASALALPALTDVFGNPIQSDSPNQGRKLGIALVGLGYYSKNLLAPALQQTQNCRLAGIVTGTPAKAEEWKQKYNIPQANIYDYKTFDRIADNKDIDVVYVVLPNSMHEEFVVRAAQAGKHVICEKPMAITPKACQNMIDACKKANKQLAIGYRLHYEPFTKEVMRLGQEKVFGPVKFVESSDGFRSGDPNQWRLKKSMAGGGPLMDVGIYAIQGARYVTGEEPISVTAQFAPKTDPQKFKDVEEAMFWQFQFPSGAMSNSTTSYAAGVERLYASCEKGWFELAPAFGYGPLKGRTSKGPIEQPVVNHQATHMDGVCKDLLDGKNLPDHITGEEGLRDVKLLQAIYQAAETGKKIQLKS from the coding sequence ATGCTACCAACCTCCCTTTCGCGTAGAAACTTCCTGGCGGGCCTCGGCGCATCGGCTCTCGCACTACCCGCTCTGACTGATGTGTTCGGCAATCCGATTCAGTCTGATTCACCAAATCAGGGTAGAAAATTAGGCATTGCCTTAGTTGGGCTGGGGTATTATAGCAAAAATCTATTGGCACCGGCACTGCAGCAAACCCAGAATTGTCGGCTGGCAGGTATTGTGACAGGCACTCCCGCAAAAGCCGAAGAATGGAAACAGAAGTACAATATTCCGCAAGCGAATATATACGACTACAAGACCTTCGATCGCATCGCCGATAATAAAGACATCGATGTCGTTTACGTTGTTCTGCCTAACTCGATGCACGAGGAATTTGTTGTTCGGGCAGCTCAGGCGGGCAAACACGTCATCTGTGAAAAACCGATGGCCATCACGCCCAAAGCATGCCAGAATATGATTGATGCCTGTAAAAAGGCAAATAAGCAATTGGCTATTGGCTATCGACTTCATTATGAACCATTTACAAAAGAAGTGATGCGACTTGGCCAGGAGAAAGTTTTTGGTCCTGTTAAATTCGTGGAAAGTAGCGACGGCTTTCGGAGTGGTGACCCCAATCAATGGCGTCTGAAGAAAAGCATGGCTGGGGGTGGTCCACTGATGGATGTAGGCATCTATGCAATACAAGGAGCGCGCTACGTAACGGGCGAGGAACCGATTTCGGTAACAGCACAGTTTGCGCCGAAGACGGATCCACAAAAGTTTAAGGATGTTGAAGAAGCAATGTTCTGGCAGTTTCAATTTCCCAGTGGTGCAATGTCTAATTCGACAACCAGCTATGCAGCTGGTGTGGAACGGCTTTACGCTTCCTGCGAAAAAGGATGGTTTGAATTAGCCCCTGCGTTTGGTTACGGACCACTCAAAGGCCGCACCAGTAAAGGCCCTATTGAGCAACCCGTTGTCAATCATCAGGCTACGCATATGGACGGCGTGTGTAAAGATTTGCTGGATGGAAAAAACCTACCCGATCACATTACTGGTGAAGAGGGACTTCGTGATGTAAAGCTCTTGCAGGCAATTTATCAGGCAGCCGAAACTGGCAAAAAAATTCAATTAAAATCCTAG
- a CDS encoding anhydro-N-acetylmuramic acid kinase gives MNPQIQHLYDIATKPERWIIGLMSGTSLDGLDVALCRISGSGPATAVVLDRFTTVSYNDDFKEEIRTIFAKREIDFERLCLLNPYIGRLHGRMILDCLHEWEIEPDAVDIVASHGQTVYHAPKSQHRHDSFPNATLQIGDGDHIAATTGIITFSDFRQKHVAMGGEGAPLAVYGDYFMFSKKGENRILLNMGGIANFTYLPADEDASKVFTTDTGPGNTLLDAYARRLLNNPYDEDGQLAASGQVNDALLDSLKNNPFFDAPFPKTTGPEVFNVAYVEEAQARSQTSDLSAADLMATLVQFSANTIASAIRRVIHEDETHIYMSGGGMHNPILTGAIQKLLPGCLFGSTNELGINGDAKEAVLFAVLANESLAGGTTSFGDRQGVPTISMGKVSFPR, from the coding sequence ATGAACCCGCAGATTCAACATCTCTATGATATTGCTACAAAACCTGAACGTTGGATTATTGGTTTAATGTCTGGTACTTCGCTCGACGGACTCGATGTTGCTCTGTGCCGAATTTCAGGTAGTGGGCCCGCTACGGCTGTTGTGCTCGACCGCTTTACGACGGTATCCTATAACGACGATTTCAAAGAGGAGATTCGTACCATCTTTGCCAAACGTGAAATTGACTTCGAGCGGTTGTGTTTATTGAACCCTTATATCGGTCGGCTCCATGGTCGAATGATTCTTGATTGTCTGCACGAGTGGGAAATTGAACCAGATGCTGTCGATATTGTCGCCAGTCATGGCCAAACAGTTTATCATGCCCCCAAAAGTCAGCACCGGCACGATTCGTTTCCCAATGCCACGCTTCAGATCGGTGATGGAGATCATATAGCGGCCACTACGGGTATTATTACATTCAGCGATTTTCGACAGAAGCACGTAGCGATGGGGGGCGAAGGGGCGCCATTGGCTGTTTACGGCGATTATTTTATGTTCTCTAAAAAGGGTGAGAACCGAATCCTGCTCAACATGGGCGGTATTGCCAATTTTACCTACCTACCTGCTGATGAAGATGCCAGTAAAGTATTCACGACCGATACAGGGCCTGGTAATACGCTTCTGGATGCCTACGCCCGACGATTGTTGAATAATCCATACGATGAAGATGGTCAGCTTGCTGCCAGCGGTCAGGTGAACGACGCTTTACTCGATTCGCTCAAAAATAATCCGTTTTTCGACGCGCCTTTTCCTAAAACCACTGGCCCGGAAGTCTTCAATGTTGCTTACGTGGAAGAAGCACAGGCAAGAAGTCAGACGTCTGATCTGTCAGCTGCCGACCTGATGGCGACACTTGTTCAGTTTAGTGCCAATACGATTGCCAGCGCCATCCGGCGCGTTATACACGAAGACGAAACGCACATCTATATGAGTGGTGGCGGTATGCATAACCCGATACTAACCGGCGCGATCCAAAAGTTATTGCCGGGTTGCCTATTCGGCTCGACTAATGAGCTAGGCATCAATGGCGACGCTAAAGAAGCCGTGTTGTTTGCTGTATTGGCGAATGAGAGCCTTGCTGGGGGTACAACATCATTTGGCGACCGGCAGGGCGTGCCAACCATATCGATGGGCAAGGTGAGCTTCCCGAGGTGA
- a CDS encoding fructosamine kinase family protein, with protein MNFWGDEQFSFFESILFSALGQPVEVIETQFLSGGDINTAAQVFSSEGVFFIKWNHTDQHDMFETEARGLDLLRQTDALHIPQVIGYGQQLDKSYLILEYIDPGSPANNYWESLGQALAVMHSHTQTKFGLNFSNYIGSLPQTNTLTANGADFFFEQRLLPQAGLALYKGLLSKTAYDALFRLQARLPELIPNERPALLHGDLWSGNVMVTETGQPALIDPSVYYGFREAELAFTKLFGGFAQRFYEAYDEAFPLLDGFNDRVAIYNLYPLLVHVNLFGSGYVSGVERVLNQF; from the coding sequence ATGAATTTCTGGGGTGACGAACAATTTTCCTTTTTTGAAAGCATTCTGTTTTCGGCGTTGGGCCAACCGGTAGAGGTCATAGAAACCCAATTTTTGTCGGGGGGTGATATCAATACAGCTGCGCAGGTATTTTCTTCGGAAGGTGTTTTTTTCATTAAATGGAATCATACCGACCAGCATGATATGTTCGAGACTGAAGCCCGTGGCCTGGATTTGCTCCGCCAAACTGACGCCCTGCACATACCGCAGGTTATTGGGTATGGTCAACAGCTCGATAAATCCTACCTAATTCTCGAATACATCGATCCAGGCTCACCCGCTAACAATTACTGGGAATCGCTGGGTCAGGCATTGGCGGTGATGCATTCCCATACCCAGACCAAATTCGGCTTAAATTTCAGTAACTACATTGGCTCATTACCCCAGACTAACACACTTACGGCTAATGGGGCAGATTTCTTTTTCGAACAACGACTGCTGCCACAGGCCGGTCTGGCGTTGTATAAAGGCTTACTATCAAAAACGGCCTATGACGCTCTATTTCGATTGCAGGCTCGTTTGCCCGAATTAATTCCTAATGAGCGCCCAGCTCTCCTTCACGGCGATCTGTGGTCGGGTAATGTTATGGTGACCGAGACGGGTCAACCTGCTTTGATTGACCCATCGGTCTACTATGGTTTCCGCGAGGCCGAGTTGGCTTTTACTAAATTATTTGGCGGATTTGCCCAACGTTTCTACGAAGCCTACGACGAGGCTTTCCCACTTCTGGACGGCTTCAATGACCGGGTGGCTATCTATAATCTTTATCCTTTGCTGGTCCATGTGAATCTGTTTGGCTCCGGATACGTTAGCGGTGTGGAGCGTGTGTTAAATCAGTTTTAA
- a CDS encoding DEAD/DEAH box helicase — translation MEITSFEQFELNRQLLNAIADLGYTEPTPIQQKTIPLSLGNHDVLGIAQTGTGKTAAYLLPLLMKIKYAQGTVPRALILAPTRELVMQINEAVSELGKYTDLRHLALYGGLGPKTQIETLRKGVDLLVATPGRFMDLYRMGEIVTKDIRTMILDEADKMMDMGFMPQIRSILEVIPTKRQNLLFSATFGGRVERLSSEFLEAPIKIEVTPQASTAEMVNQVLYEVPNFRTKINLLDYLISKDAFQRVIIFARSKTTAENIYKFLARKVVETDKIRVIHANKGQNTRINSMEAFKEGNIQVLVATDVASRGIDVIEVSHVINFDVPLIYEDYVHRIGRTGRANHTGEAITFMTIAEEYHIQKIEKIIRMTIPRQPLPGLVEVVETPFDEQQAMLREIDEQRRKEDPTFLGAFHEKKGKNTPSGKDRLKAKSKMTGAKKPASRAAGPRSGGAVRKSGGATGGTKRPGARGGRR, via the coding sequence ATGGAAATTACGTCTTTCGAGCAATTTGAGCTTAACCGACAGTTGCTCAATGCGATTGCCGACCTCGGTTATACAGAACCAACACCCATTCAGCAGAAGACCATTCCGCTGAGTTTAGGCAATCATGATGTATTGGGCATTGCGCAGACAGGTACCGGCAAAACAGCCGCTTACCTGTTACCTCTGCTCATGAAAATAAAATATGCACAAGGTACAGTCCCGCGTGCGCTCATTCTGGCCCCTACCCGCGAACTCGTGATGCAGATCAACGAAGCAGTAAGCGAATTGGGAAAGTACACCGACTTGCGGCACCTTGCCTTGTACGGCGGGCTTGGCCCTAAAACCCAGATTGAGACCCTTCGCAAAGGCGTCGATTTGCTGGTAGCAACTCCTGGTCGCTTTATGGACCTGTATCGGATGGGTGAAATTGTCACGAAAGACATTCGGACAATGATTCTCGATGAAGCCGACAAGATGATGGATATGGGCTTTATGCCCCAAATTCGATCCATTCTCGAAGTGATACCAACAAAGCGCCAGAACCTGTTATTTTCAGCTACATTCGGCGGGCGTGTAGAACGGCTTTCGTCTGAATTTCTGGAAGCACCCATCAAGATAGAAGTAACTCCTCAAGCTTCAACGGCCGAAATGGTGAATCAGGTACTCTATGAAGTACCAAACTTCCGGACGAAGATCAATCTGCTTGATTATCTGATCAGTAAAGATGCTTTTCAACGGGTTATCATCTTCGCCCGCTCAAAAACTACCGCTGAAAATATTTATAAGTTTCTGGCACGGAAAGTGGTCGAGACTGATAAGATTCGGGTCATTCACGCCAATAAGGGCCAGAATACGCGAATTAATTCGATGGAGGCCTTTAAAGAAGGAAACATTCAGGTGCTGGTTGCCACGGATGTGGCTTCAAGGGGCATTGATGTAATCGAAGTAAGTCACGTTATCAATTTCGATGTTCCACTTATTTACGAAGATTACGTTCACCGAATTGGACGAACCGGGCGCGCGAATCATACCGGTGAGGCTATCACATTTATGACAATTGCGGAGGAATATCACATACAGAAGATCGAAAAGATCATTCGTATGACCATTCCCCGGCAACCCTTACCCGGTCTGGTTGAGGTTGTTGAAACGCCTTTCGATGAACAGCAGGCCATGTTGCGCGAAATTGACGAGCAACGCCGGAAAGAAGATCCAACCTTTTTGGGCGCCTTCCACGAAAAAAAAGGGAAAAATACGCCTAGCGGGAAAGACCGATTAAAAGCAAAATCTAAAATGACGGGTGCCAAGAAACCCGCATCACGAGCCGCAGGGCCACGTTCTGGTGGAGCAGTACGTAAATCAGGAGGAGCAACGGGTGGAACAAAACGGCCAGGGGCACGGGGAGGCCGTCGGTAG
- a CDS encoding tetratricopeptide repeat protein: protein MNVRMNLVQWSLVMVPFISLAQPKQLITSARPNTARTVSSTATVTERQHPKAEITTDNATSEAAGDVNTLPLFGERAKTAVQIDQEIHFLNDCDRNFASRSEASDFFAARGWDYITSGQLDTAAHRFNLSWLLNDRNADAYWGLGVVCYQKENLTDAIRMLKKGLAVEDTNTVLMTDLATVQIKQFQEKAEQDVLIEAEQNLQKSLAIGPANAVSFQKLSLVNFLKADYEKAWEYFHQARSLDLSVLDLNFLNELLAKRPDPKGVFK from the coding sequence ATGAACGTCCGGATGAATCTGGTGCAGTGGAGTTTGGTAATGGTGCCATTTATATCGTTGGCCCAGCCCAAACAGCTTATAACGTCGGCGCGGCCAAATACTGCCCGTACGGTAAGCAGCACAGCAACTGTAACTGAACGGCAGCATCCAAAAGCTGAAATTACTACGGATAATGCCACGTCAGAAGCAGCTGGCGATGTGAATACGTTGCCTCTTTTCGGCGAACGGGCTAAAACAGCCGTGCAGATCGATCAGGAAATTCACTTTCTGAACGATTGTGACCGAAATTTTGCCAGTCGGTCTGAGGCCAGTGATTTTTTTGCTGCCCGTGGCTGGGACTACATCACCAGTGGTCAATTGGATACGGCTGCCCATCGCTTCAATTTGTCCTGGCTGCTCAACGACCGAAATGCGGATGCCTATTGGGGGCTGGGTGTCGTTTGCTACCAGAAAGAAAATCTCACCGATGCCATTCGAATGCTTAAGAAAGGCTTAGCTGTAGAAGATACGAATACCGTGCTGATGACCGATCTGGCAACTGTGCAGATTAAACAGTTCCAGGAAAAAGCCGAACAGGATGTTCTGATCGAAGCCGAACAGAATCTGCAAAAGTCACTGGCGATCGGGCCAGCCAATGCGGTATCTTTCCAGAAGCTTTCTTTAGTGAACTTCCTGAAAGCCGATTACGAAAAGGCCTGGGAGTATTTTCATCAGGCCCGTAGCCTGGATCTTTCCGTGCTGGATCTTAATTTTTTAAACGAACTGCTTGCCAAACGCCCCGACCCCAAAGGCGTATTTAAGTAA